The Edaphobacter sp. 12200R-103 genome contains a region encoding:
- the ilvD gene encoding dihydroxy-acid dehydratase, with protein sequence MSNELSPAKKYSKVVTEGPNRAAARSYLRGVGFSKEDLHKPIIGVANTWTEVGPCNFHLRQVAEAVKQGIREAGGTPMEFNTVTISDGITMGTEGMKASLISREVIADSIELVTRGNSFDGLVCIAGCDKNMPGAIMALARLDIPGLMLYGGSIAPGHVKQPDGSDKEITILNVFEAIGSHAAGKINDEQLEAVEAAACPGPGACGGQFTANTMAMAGEFLGISPIEITGVPAMSPDKAKASREAGRLVMQLAEKGVKPSQILTRESIENAITAVCASGGSTNAVLHLIAIAHELKIPLSMEDFDKISERTPFICDLSPGGKYAAKDYQEAGGSRVLAKRLMDTGRLHDTPTVTGKTLFEEAKQAHETPNQPVIHTWENPLKPTGGLVILRGNLAPEGCVIKVAGHERIFHQGPARVFECEDDCFAAVEAGKINPSDVCVIRYEGPKGGPGMREMLAVTAAIKGIPELSETVALLTDGRFSGATRGLMAGHVAPEAFVGGPIAAVREGDTITFDIPNRELRLEVDDDEIARRLREVKQPEPRFRRGVFAKYASTVSSASEGAVTS encoded by the coding sequence GTGAGCAACGAACTTAGCCCGGCAAAGAAATACTCCAAGGTCGTCACCGAAGGCCCCAACCGCGCCGCTGCACGCAGCTATCTTCGTGGCGTCGGCTTCTCGAAGGAAGACCTGCACAAGCCCATCATCGGCGTCGCCAACACCTGGACTGAGGTCGGTCCCTGCAACTTCCACCTGCGCCAGGTGGCAGAGGCCGTCAAGCAGGGCATCCGCGAGGCAGGCGGAACTCCGATGGAGTTCAATACCGTCACCATCTCCGACGGCATCACCATGGGCACCGAGGGCATGAAGGCATCGCTGATCTCGCGTGAGGTCATCGCTGACTCCATCGAGCTGGTCACACGCGGCAACAGCTTCGATGGCCTTGTTTGCATCGCCGGATGCGACAAGAACATGCCGGGCGCCATCATGGCGCTCGCACGTCTGGACATCCCTGGCCTCATGCTCTACGGCGGCTCCATCGCCCCCGGCCACGTGAAGCAGCCGGATGGCTCTGACAAAGAAATTACCATCCTCAACGTCTTTGAGGCCATCGGCTCGCACGCCGCAGGCAAGATCAACGACGAGCAGCTCGAAGCCGTTGAAGCCGCGGCCTGCCCCGGTCCCGGAGCCTGCGGCGGACAGTTCACCGCCAACACCATGGCGATGGCCGGTGAGTTCCTCGGCATCTCGCCCATCGAGATCACCGGCGTTCCCGCCATGTCGCCCGACAAGGCGAAGGCGTCACGCGAAGCCGGCCGCCTCGTCATGCAGCTCGCGGAGAAGGGAGTCAAACCCTCCCAGATCCTGACGCGGGAGTCGATCGAGAACGCCATCACTGCCGTCTGCGCCTCCGGCGGATCGACCAATGCTGTCCTGCACCTGATCGCCATCGCGCACGAGCTGAAGATTCCGCTCTCCATGGAGGACTTCGACAAGATCTCCGAGCGCACGCCGTTCATCTGCGACCTCTCGCCCGGCGGCAAGTACGCCGCCAAGGACTATCAGGAAGCTGGCGGCTCACGCGTGCTGGCTAAACGCCTGATGGACACGGGGCGACTGCACGACACTCCCACGGTTACAGGTAAGACGCTCTTCGAAGAAGCCAAGCAGGCGCACGAGACGCCGAACCAGCCTGTGATCCACACCTGGGAGAATCCGCTGAAGCCCACCGGCGGCCTCGTCATCCTGCGCGGCAACCTCGCACCCGAGGGCTGCGTCATCAAGGTCGCAGGCCACGAGCGCATCTTCCACCAGGGCCCGGCGCGCGTCTTCGAGTGCGAGGACGATTGCTTCGCTGCCGTAGAAGCGGGCAAGATCAATCCATCTGACGTCTGCGTCATCCGTTACGAAGGCCCAAAGGGTGGCCCCGGCATGCGCGAGATGCTCGCCGTCACCGCCGCCATCAAGGGCATCCCTGAGCTCTCAGAGACCGTGGCCCTGCTCACCGACGGACGCTTCTCCGGTGCAACCCGCGGCCTGATGGCCGGCCACGTCGCTCCTGAAGCCTTTGTCGGAGGCCCCATCGCCGCCGTCCGCGAGGGCGACACAATCACCTTCGACATCCCCAACCGCGAGCTGCGTCTCGAAGTCGATGACGACGAAATCGCACGACGCCTCCGCGAGGTCAAGCAGCCTGAACCACGCTTCAGACGCGGCGTCTTCGCCAAGTACGCCAGCACGGTAAGCAGCGCGAGCGAAGGAGCTGTAACGTCGTAA
- the ilvB gene encoding biosynthetic-type acetolactate synthase large subunit, with the protein MTDNHKNAHPTLTGAEILWATLVGEGVSTVFGYPGGAILPAYDALRKFPIHHVLTRHEQGAAHMADGYARASGKVGVAIATSGPGATNLVTGIATAMIDSIPIVCITGQVSSKVLGSDAFQEIDITGITLPITKHNFVATRAEEIAPMIREAFQIAQSGRPGPVLVDITKDAQQGTAIFNFDDAAPAAFRPHPMLRAESAEMNRAIELMRSSKRPVILAGHGITLSGAEQEVLKFAERYQVPVATTLLGLGAFPASHPLALGMMGMHGESWVNHAIQKADLLLAFGMRFDDRVTGNLASYAPNAKKIHIEIDPSEINKNVKVDVALIGDLKEVLRTMEPLIAAPSYEQASDRHTTAEWLREIRAMKGDAAVRDIINLPDNGHLYAAHVINDIWQEAKAAGRLDKTIIATDVGQHQMWEAQYYKHEDPRTLITSGGLGTMGYALPAAIGAKIAQPDYDVWCIAGDGGFQMTASELSTIQQEGLHINVAVINNGFLGMVRQWQEAFYDKNYACSPILSPDFVKLADAHGIPGAHVVERKDVTPTVTKAREGSTPFVINFSVEKEDGVYPMIAPGAALHEMVRRPQKDPLVETAEDE; encoded by the coding sequence ATGACTGACAATCACAAAAATGCACACCCCACCCTGACCGGAGCCGAGATCCTATGGGCCACGCTCGTAGGCGAGGGTGTCAGCACGGTCTTCGGCTACCCCGGCGGAGCCATCCTCCCGGCCTACGACGCTCTGCGCAAGTTCCCCATCCATCACGTGCTCACGCGGCACGAGCAGGGCGCGGCCCACATGGCCGACGGTTACGCGCGCGCCTCGGGCAAGGTGGGCGTCGCCATCGCCACCTCGGGGCCGGGAGCAACCAATCTCGTCACCGGCATCGCCACCGCCATGATCGATTCCATCCCGATCGTCTGCATCACCGGCCAGGTCTCGTCCAAGGTTCTCGGCTCCGATGCCTTCCAGGAGATCGACATCACCGGCATCACGCTGCCCATCACCAAGCACAACTTCGTCGCCACGCGCGCCGAAGAGATCGCTCCGATGATCCGCGAGGCCTTCCAGATCGCGCAGTCCGGACGGCCCGGCCCGGTGCTGGTCGACATCACCAAGGACGCCCAGCAGGGCACCGCCATCTTCAACTTCGACGATGCCGCGCCCGCGGCCTTCCGTCCGCACCCGATGCTGCGCGCCGAATCCGCCGAGATGAATCGCGCCATCGAGCTGATGCGTTCGTCGAAGCGCCCGGTGATTCTTGCAGGGCATGGAATCACGCTCTCCGGCGCCGAGCAGGAAGTCCTCAAGTTCGCTGAGCGCTACCAAGTTCCGGTCGCCACCACGCTGCTCGGCCTCGGCGCCTTCCCTGCCTCGCATCCACTTGCTCTGGGCATGATGGGCATGCACGGCGAGAGCTGGGTGAACCACGCCATCCAGAAGGCCGACCTGCTGCTCGCCTTCGGCATGCGCTTTGACGACCGCGTCACCGGCAACCTCGCCAGCTATGCTCCCAACGCGAAGAAGATCCACATCGAGATTGACCCCAGCGAGATCAACAAGAACGTCAAGGTGGACGTTGCGCTGATCGGCGACCTCAAGGAAGTGCTGCGCACCATGGAGCCGCTGATCGCCGCACCCAGCTACGAGCAGGCCAGCGACCGTCACACCACCGCCGAGTGGCTGCGCGAGATTCGCGCCATGAAGGGCGACGCCGCCGTGCGCGACATCATCAATCTGCCCGACAACGGTCACCTCTACGCCGCGCACGTCATCAACGACATCTGGCAGGAGGCCAAGGCCGCGGGCCGTCTGGACAAGACCATCATCGCCACCGATGTAGGCCAGCACCAGATGTGGGAGGCGCAATACTACAAGCACGAAGATCCGCGCACCCTCATCACCTCGGGAGGACTAGGCACCATGGGTTATGCTCTGCCCGCCGCTATCGGGGCCAAGATAGCGCAGCCCGACTACGACGTCTGGTGTATCGCCGGCGATGGCGGCTTCCAGATGACCGCCTCCGAGCTTTCGACCATTCAGCAGGAGGGCCTGCACATCAACGTCGCCGTCATCAACAATGGCTTCCTCGGCATGGTGCGTCAGTGGCAGGAGGCCTTCTACGACAAAAACTACGCCTGCTCGCCCATCCTCTCGCCCGATTTCGTCAAGCTGGCCGATGCTCACGGAATTCCCGGAGCGCACGTCGTCGAGCGCAAGGATGTAACACCTACCGTTACGAAGGCGCGTGAGGGATCTACACCGTTTGTCATCAACTTCTCCGTAGAGAAGGAAGACGGCGTCTACCCGATGATCGCTCCAGGCGCAGCCCTGCATGAGATGGTACGCAGGCCCCAGAAGGATCCTCTGGTCGAGACCGCCGAGGACGAATAA
- the ilvC gene encoding ketol-acid reductoisomerase: MAKTYHDQDADLSLIQSKKVGIIGYGSQGHAHALNLKDSGVEVRVGLRPDSPNAERARKAGLQVDTVANIAKWADVIMNLTPDQTAAKVHKAEIEPNLTPGKTLMFAHGFNIRFGTIVPPAGVDVSLVAPKAPGHRVREVFTEGGGVPGLVAVEQNASGKALELALSYAKGIGCTRAGVLETTFTEETETDLFGEQAVLCGGTAALVKAGFETLTEAGYQPELAYFEVLHELKLIVDLMYRGGLAYMRHSISDTAEWGDYVAGPRIVTAETKKAMKKLLEEIQDGSFAKKFIEENETGRHEFARIRQQEAAHGIEKVGAELRKAMPFLDPVKVENGAVVKA; encoded by the coding sequence ATGGCAAAGACCTACCACGATCAAGACGCAGACCTCTCCCTCATCCAGTCGAAGAAAGTCGGCATCATCGGCTACGGCTCGCAGGGCCACGCTCACGCCCTCAACCTCAAGGACTCCGGCGTCGAGGTTCGTGTAGGCCTTCGTCCCGACTCTCCCAACGCCGAGCGCGCCCGCAAGGCTGGCCTCCAGGTCGATACCGTCGCCAACATCGCCAAGTGGGCTGACGTCATCATGAACCTCACGCCCGACCAGACCGCCGCCAAGGTCCACAAGGCCGAGATCGAGCCGAACCTGACCCCCGGCAAGACCCTGATGTTCGCGCACGGCTTCAACATCCGCTTCGGAACCATCGTTCCTCCCGCAGGCGTTGATGTCTCGCTCGTCGCCCCTAAGGCTCCCGGCCATCGCGTTCGCGAAGTCTTCACCGAAGGCGGCGGCGTCCCCGGACTGGTCGCTGTCGAGCAGAACGCCAGCGGCAAGGCGCTTGAGCTCGCACTCTCCTACGCCAAGGGCATCGGCTGCACCCGCGCCGGCGTTCTCGAGACCACCTTCACCGAAGAGACCGAGACCGACCTCTTCGGCGAGCAGGCCGTTCTCTGCGGAGGCACCGCCGCTCTCGTCAAGGCAGGCTTTGAGACCCTGACCGAGGCCGGCTACCAGCCCGAGCTCGCATACTTCGAAGTGCTGCACGAGCTCAAGCTCATCGTCGACCTGATGTATCGCGGCGGCCTCGCCTACATGCGCCACTCCATCTCCGACACCGCCGAGTGGGGCGACTACGTTGCCGGTCCGCGTATCGTCACCGCCGAGACCAAGAAGGCGATGAAGAAGCTGCTCGAGGAGATCCAGGACGGATCGTTCGCCAAGAAGTTCATCGAAGAGAACGAGACCGGCCGTCACGAGTTCGCCCGCATCCGTCAGCAGGAAGCTGCGCACGGCATCGAGAAGGTCGGCGCCGAGCTCCGCAAGGCGATGCCCTTCCTCGATCCCGTCAAGGTCGAGAACGGCGCTGTCGTCAAAGCCTAA
- the leuD gene encoding 3-isopropylmalate dehydratase small subunit produces MEPINILTSKAVPLPLPNIDTDQIIPKQFLKRIERTGYGEFLFFDWRYDLETPDHVEERKDFVLNKPEYKGAEILIAEKNFGCGSSREHAAWAINQYGFRAVIAPTFADIFFSNAGKNGIILVRLSEEDVQTLMKRSTENPDHQITINLEQQTVTDDQGFNAHFDIDPFRKYCLLNGLDDIGLTLRHVESLDKFEQKHNKEFWSAPKTAIAS; encoded by the coding sequence ATGGAACCCATCAACATCCTCACCTCGAAGGCCGTGCCGCTGCCGCTGCCCAACATCGACACCGACCAGATCATCCCGAAGCAGTTCCTCAAGCGCATCGAGCGCACCGGCTACGGAGAGTTCCTCTTCTTCGACTGGCGCTACGATCTCGAGACGCCCGATCATGTCGAAGAGCGCAAGGACTTCGTGCTCAACAAGCCGGAGTACAAGGGCGCCGAGATCCTGATCGCCGAAAAGAACTTCGGCTGCGGAAGCTCACGCGAGCACGCCGCATGGGCGATCAACCAGTACGGCTTCCGTGCCGTCATTGCGCCGACCTTCGCGGACATCTTCTTCTCAAACGCGGGCAAGAACGGCATCATCCTCGTCCGCCTCAGCGAAGAAGACGTGCAGACGCTGATGAAGCGCTCCACCGAGAACCCCGATCACCAGATCACCATCAACCTGGAACAGCAGACCGTCACCGATGATCAGGGTTTCAACGCCCACTTCGACATCGATCCCTTCCGCAAGTACTGCCTGCTGAATGGACTCGACGACATCGGCCTGACGCTCCGCCACGTTGAGTCACTGGACAAGTTCGAACAGAAGCACAACAAGGAATTCTGGTCAGCACCAAAGACCGCTATCGCGTCTTGA
- the ilvN gene encoding acetolactate synthase small subunit, whose protein sequence is MLHTFVALVDDKPGVLTRVASLFRRLNVNIVSLTVGESEREGVSRMTIVCEAPEHASDRIRASLYKLEIVLDVDELGRSEAVIRELCLIKVAAGPNSPNGQHSRSQIFELSTVFRARVVDLAPESIMLEMTGAASKIEGLLQVLRESSFEILEVSRTGRMAMRRGHHTSRVLKALGTRTADDTPVAFPNRPAVDNLPNQFAEDDA, encoded by the coding sequence ATGCTTCACACCTTCGTAGCCCTCGTAGACGACAAGCCCGGCGTGCTCACGCGCGTCGCTTCCCTCTTTCGCCGTCTCAACGTCAACATCGTCTCGCTCACGGTCGGCGAAAGCGAGCGTGAGGGTGTCTCGCGCATGACCATCGTCTGCGAAGCCCCGGAGCATGCCTCCGACCGCATTCGCGCCTCGCTTTACAAGCTCGAGATCGTCCTCGATGTTGACGAACTCGGTCGCTCCGAAGCCGTCATCCGCGAGCTCTGCCTCATCAAGGTGGCCGCTGGCCCCAACTCGCCCAACGGTCAGCACTCGCGCTCCCAGATTTTCGAGCTCTCCACGGTCTTCCGCGCCCGCGTCGTCGATCTCGCACCGGAATCGATCATGCTCGAGATGACCGGAGCCGCCAGCAAGATCGAAGGCCTTCTGCAGGTGCTTCGCGAATCGAGCTTCGAGATCCTCGAAGTCTCGCGCACCGGACGCATGGCCATGCGCCGCGGACACCACACCAGCCGCGTCCTCAAGGCCCTGGGCACCAGGACTGCAGATGACACTCCGGTCGCATTTCCGAACCGTCCGGCGGTAGACAACCTGCCCAACCAGTTCGCCGAGGACGACGCTTAG
- a CDS encoding alpha-1,2-fucosyltransferase translates to MKIVLQQKSGLGNQLFQYAAGLYFARKYSAQLEIIREPEERAVSFGYPRPFLLSKFRIAAPVRQRNRWDQLVCSTANSKRIVSDPVRLLSGTVTHKPHFSTDWIFVDDLPITTSTRSIYLDGYFQAHQYAAGVEEQLRSELTLREPATGQNLETLNQMQASEFPVSLHVRRGDYTKIYGGRDALPITYYQNAIAEMQAYAADPTFFVFSDDIAFCRENLPAAPRYVFVDHNGQAEAHEDLRLMSACRHHIMANSSFSWWGAWLNPNADKIVIAPNRWLDPAVPNPDLLPPSWKRIAADTAIDTPTCSTSDDSLIRM, encoded by the coding sequence ATGAAGATCGTTCTTCAACAGAAGTCTGGCCTTGGAAATCAACTGTTTCAGTACGCCGCTGGTCTCTACTTCGCACGAAAGTATTCGGCGCAATTAGAGATCATCCGCGAACCCGAGGAGCGCGCCGTGTCGTTCGGATATCCACGTCCCTTCCTGCTTTCGAAGTTCCGCATCGCCGCGCCCGTGCGGCAGCGGAACCGATGGGACCAGCTCGTCTGCTCGACCGCAAACTCCAAGCGGATCGTCTCCGATCCTGTACGCCTGCTCTCCGGAACCGTGACCCACAAGCCGCACTTCTCCACGGACTGGATCTTCGTCGACGATCTTCCCATCACCACTTCGACGAGAAGCATCTACCTCGACGGGTACTTCCAGGCCCATCAGTACGCCGCGGGAGTCGAGGAGCAACTGCGCAGCGAACTCACGCTTCGTGAACCTGCGACGGGGCAGAACCTCGAGACGCTCAACCAGATGCAAGCCTCGGAGTTCCCCGTCTCGCTGCACGTCCGACGCGGCGACTACACCAAGATCTATGGCGGACGCGACGCCCTTCCGATCACGTACTACCAGAACGCCATCGCGGAGATGCAGGCCTACGCCGCCGATCCGACCTTCTTCGTCTTCTCCGACGATATCGCCTTCTGCCGCGAGAACCTTCCTGCCGCCCCGCGCTATGTCTTCGTCGACCACAACGGACAGGCGGAGGCGCACGAAGACCTTCGCCTGATGTCTGCCTGCCGCCACCACATCATGGCCAATAGCAGCTTCTCCTGGTGGGGCGCCTGGCTGAACCCGAACGCCGACAAGATCGTGATTGCACCCAACCGCTGGCTCGATCCCGCGGTTCCCAACCCTGACCTGCTGCCTCCATCGTGGAAGCGGATCGCAGCCGATACAGCCATCGACACCCCCACCTGTTCAACCTCAGATGACAGCCTGATAAGGATGTAA
- a CDS encoding acyltransferase has protein sequence MYIKASERTGKASSEPRGGRQIVFLDLIRFTAALLVLAFHVGFRSFPKTPEGWHTVIGRYARLGWVGVPIFFVLSGFVIAYSAGKASPSEFVKSRLLRLYPAVWICSTITLVLQIFTTGYYHGLLHAWLDALTLAPVGPIIDGSYWTLRVEMSFYLLIFLLLVFDRFRYIGPTMVTVSALSTAFLALGYAVDHALLKAGGFIPSIPDFLINSRWARLLLIDYAPHFAIGVLLWLMFFHGVTIFRSCALAFCFLGAVLSVRVEWQEVVQSSKEPSSLMLCILIWAAAVLAIVLSVRYNKAIVEWLGPERTKQARTLGLITYPLYLLHQSIGEHFVQRLNGRIPDIAIMLLAAAASMALAYGVVRYAEKPIQERLRRLLHPVRPPVSVSTLP, from the coding sequence TTGTATATCAAAGCTTCGGAAAGAACGGGAAAGGCTTCCAGTGAGCCGCGAGGAGGACGCCAAATTGTCTTCCTCGATCTCATCCGGTTCACCGCTGCATTGCTTGTTCTGGCTTTCCATGTCGGCTTTCGATCATTTCCGAAAACACCGGAGGGATGGCACACCGTCATCGGACGATACGCCCGTCTGGGATGGGTCGGAGTACCTATTTTTTTCGTGCTCTCCGGTTTTGTGATCGCCTATTCCGCAGGGAAGGCGAGCCCTTCGGAGTTTGTGAAAAGCCGTCTTCTCCGGCTTTACCCAGCGGTCTGGATCTGCTCCACGATCACACTTGTGCTGCAGATCTTCACCACTGGCTACTACCACGGTCTGCTGCATGCTTGGCTGGATGCCCTGACGTTAGCTCCAGTTGGCCCTATCATCGACGGGTCTTATTGGACGCTTCGCGTGGAGATGAGTTTCTACCTCCTCATCTTCCTTCTGCTCGTCTTTGATCGGTTCCGATACATCGGGCCCACAATGGTGACAGTCTCTGCCCTATCGACGGCGTTTCTTGCGTTAGGCTATGCCGTCGACCACGCCCTGTTGAAGGCAGGCGGATTTATTCCTTCCATCCCGGACTTCCTCATCAACTCGCGCTGGGCACGTCTGCTGCTTATCGATTACGCCCCTCACTTTGCCATCGGAGTTCTTCTCTGGTTGATGTTCTTCCACGGCGTTACGATCTTCCGTTCATGCGCCCTTGCCTTCTGTTTTCTTGGAGCGGTCTTGTCCGTAAGAGTTGAGTGGCAGGAGGTTGTGCAGTCTTCCAAAGAACCATCCTCTCTGATGCTCTGCATCCTCATCTGGGCAGCAGCCGTCCTCGCTATCGTTCTGTCGGTGCGCTATAACAAGGCCATCGTGGAGTGGCTCGGCCCAGAAAGAACAAAACAGGCTCGAACTCTCGGCCTGATTACGTATCCGCTTTATCTCTTACACCAAAGTATCGGCGAACATTTCGTTCAACGATTGAACGGGCGTATTCCAGACATAGCGATCATGCTGCTGGCAGCTGCTGCCAGCATGGCTCTCGCGTACGGCGTCGTTCGCTATGCCGAAAAGCCCATACAGGAACGACTGCGTCGACTGCTGCATCCTGTACGCCCACCTGTCTCTGTCTCAACGCTTCCCTGA
- a CDS encoding MFS transporter, which yields MKTPRSPFYVTTLIAGAFFMENLDGTIIATALPQMARSFGVGAVRLNIGMTAYLITLAVFIPISGWVADRFGARTIFASAIGIFTFASLLCAAAPNLTIFTLTRILQGIGGSMMVPVGRLIVLRSTPKDRIAQAIAYISWPGLAALVIGPPIGGFITTYFSWHWIFLLNLPIGLIALVLTILWIENTRSDEKHPLDWITFMFAGAASTGVVYALETLGGGEGQWKMAVVVLVLSLFSGYLAVVTARRNPVSMIDLESMQLKSYRLSVYSASVFRVAVGVLPFLLPLMFQVAFGLSAFKSGLYLLALFGGDFSMKSIVLPVLRRFGFRRLLIFNGIIVAVSVALCATFTPHTAPALIAALLFFHGAARSLEFTCMTTLAYAEIPPERMSRANGFLSAVMQLSMGMGVAVGAVMLRLIARASGHLPANPHLLDFQLAILFTSVLALAPAIEAMGLPRNAGAMTSGHYSDPDLEFPAA from the coding sequence ATGAAGACCCCACGCTCCCCCTTCTACGTCACCACACTGATCGCCGGCGCCTTCTTTATGGAGAACCTCGACGGCACCATCATCGCCACGGCTCTGCCGCAGATGGCACGCAGCTTCGGCGTGGGCGCTGTTCGCCTGAACATCGGCATGACGGCTTACCTGATCACTCTGGCCGTCTTCATCCCCATCAGCGGCTGGGTCGCGGATCGCTTCGGCGCGCGCACCATCTTCGCCTCGGCCATCGGGATCTTCACCTTCGCCTCGCTCCTCTGCGCCGCGGCTCCCAACCTCACCATCTTCACGCTTACGCGCATCCTGCAAGGCATCGGCGGCTCCATGATGGTGCCGGTTGGACGCCTCATCGTCCTGCGCTCGACCCCCAAGGACAGGATCGCCCAAGCGATCGCCTACATCAGCTGGCCGGGCCTCGCGGCGCTCGTCATTGGCCCTCCTATCGGCGGCTTCATCACCACGTACTTCTCCTGGCACTGGATCTTTCTGCTCAATCTTCCTATCGGCCTCATCGCGTTGGTGCTGACGATCCTCTGGATTGAGAACACCCGCTCCGACGAAAAGCATCCACTCGATTGGATCACCTTCATGTTCGCCGGTGCTGCATCTACCGGTGTCGTCTACGCATTGGAGACGCTCGGCGGCGGCGAGGGCCAGTGGAAGATGGCAGTCGTAGTCCTCGTCCTCAGCCTCTTCAGCGGCTACCTTGCGGTCGTGACCGCACGGCGCAACCCGGTCTCGATGATCGATCTCGAGTCCATGCAGTTGAAGTCCTACCGCCTCAGCGTCTACAGTGCGAGCGTCTTTCGGGTCGCCGTTGGCGTTCTTCCCTTTCTGCTGCCGCTGATGTTTCAGGTGGCGTTTGGGTTGAGCGCCTTCAAGTCCGGCCTTTACCTGCTCGCGCTCTTCGGCGGCGACTTCAGCATGAAGTCCATCGTGCTGCCCGTCCTTCGACGCTTCGGCTTCCGCCGCCTGCTGATCTTCAACGGCATCATCGTCGCTGTGTCCGTCGCCCTGTGCGCTACCTTTACGCCGCACACCGCTCCAGCGCTCATCGCCGCTCTGCTCTTCTTCCACGGAGCCGCCCGCTCGCTCGAATTCACCTGCATGACGACGCTGGCTTATGCGGAAATTCCGCCCGAGCGCATGTCCCGCGCCAACGGCTTCCTTTCCGCTGTTATGCAGCTCTCCATGGGCATGGGAGTCGCCGTCGGCGCCGTCATGCTCCGCCTGATCGCACGCGCCAGCGGACACCTGCCCGCCAACCCGCACCTCCTCGACTTCCAGCTTGCGATCCTGTTCACCTCAGTGCTCGCCCTGGCTCCGGCCATCGAAGCCATGGGGCTTCCGCGCAACGCCGGCGCGATGACGAGCGGGCACTACTCCGATCCCGATCTCGAGTTTCCGGCCGCATAG
- the leuC gene encoding 3-isopropylmalate dehydratase large subunit, whose amino-acid sequence MSTAPKTLFEKVWQQHVVAEPQGEPTILYIDLHLVHEVTSPQAFDGLRMAGRKIRRPDRHIATVDHNVPTTSAYDRLHIVDQVSAAQVNALRKNCAEFGIEFFDVQDSSQGIVHMIGPELGATKPGMTIVCGDSHTSTHGAFGALAFGIGTSEVEHVMATQTLPQSKPKTFRITVDGELPFGVTAKDIILDIIGKIGTDGATGYAVEYAGSAIRSLSMEGRMTICNMSIEAGARAGMIAPDETTFAYLMGRRFSPTGKAWDEAVAHWKTLPSDEGAVFDRELHIDAATLAPAVTWGTSPGMHATIDGTVPLLADAKTEADRKSFERAYEYMDLKPGTPMEQITINTVFLGSCTNGRIEDLRAAAKVIKGHHIAEKVRAMVVPGSQAVKRQAEAEGLDEIFKTAGFEWREPGCSMCLGMNPDILQPGERCASTSNRNFEGRQGRGGRTHLVSPEMAAAAAITGHFTDIRKWKQTEGAQR is encoded by the coding sequence ATGAGCACAGCACCAAAGACGTTGTTTGAAAAAGTATGGCAGCAACACGTCGTCGCCGAACCCCAGGGCGAGCCGACGATCCTCTACATCGACCTGCACCTCGTCCACGAGGTCACCAGCCCCCAGGCCTTCGATGGCTTGCGCATGGCTGGCCGCAAGATCCGCCGTCCCGATCGCCACATCGCTACCGTCGATCACAACGTGCCGACGACGAGCGCCTATGACCGCCTCCACATCGTCGATCAGGTCTCGGCCGCGCAGGTCAACGCTCTGCGTAAGAACTGCGCCGAGTTCGGCATCGAGTTCTTCGACGTGCAGGACTCATCCCAGGGCATCGTCCACATGATCGGGCCGGAGCTGGGCGCGACCAAGCCCGGCATGACCATCGTCTGCGGCGACTCGCACACCTCCACCCACGGAGCCTTCGGCGCGCTCGCCTTCGGGATCGGCACCAGCGAGGTCGAGCATGTCATGGCCACGCAGACGCTGCCGCAGTCGAAGCCGAAAACCTTTCGCATCACCGTCGATGGCGAGCTTCCCTTCGGCGTTACCGCCAAGGACATCATCCTCGATATCATCGGCAAAATCGGCACCGACGGAGCCACCGGTTACGCGGTCGAGTACGCCGGCTCGGCCATCCGCTCGCTCTCGATGGAAGGCCGCATGACCATCTGCAACATGAGCATCGAGGCCGGAGCCCGCGCCGGAATGATCGCTCCCGACGAGACCACCTTCGCCTACCTGATGGGCCGCCGCTTCTCGCCCACCGGCAAGGCCTGGGACGAGGCTGTCGCGCACTGGAAGACCCTCCCCTCCGACGAAGGAGCTGTCTTCGACCGCGAGCTGCACATCGACGCCGCGACGCTGGCCCCCGCCGTCACCTGGGGAACCTCGCCCGGCATGCACGCCACCATCGACGGCACCGTTCCCTTGCTCGCCGACGCGAAGACCGAGGCCGACCGCAAGAGCTTCGAGCGCGCCTACGAGTATATGGACCTGAAGCCCGGCACCCCGATGGAGCAGATCACGATCAACACCGTCTTCCTCGGCTCCTGCACCAACGGCCGCATCGAAGACCTCCGCGCCGCGGCGAAGGTCATCAAGGGCCACCACATCGCCGAGAAGGTTCGCGCGATGGTCGTGCCCGGCTCGCAGGCCGTGAAGCGTCAGGCCGAAGCAGAGGGCCTCGACGAGATCTTCAAGACCGCAGGCTTCGAGTGGCGCGAGCCCGGCTGCTCGATGTGCCTCGGCATGAACCCCGACATTCTCCAGCCCGGCGAGCGTTGCGCGTCTACATCCAATCGAAACTTCGAGGGCAGACAAGGCCGCGGCGGACGCACGCACCTCGTCTCGCCCGAGATGGCCGCAGCCGCTGCCATCACCGGACACTTCACCGACATCCGCAAGTGGAAGCAGACGGAAGGAGCACAGCGCTAA